In Halorientalis sp. LT38, a genomic segment contains:
- a CDS encoding dihydroneopterin aldolase family protein has translation MDPTDAQTACFEAGIKFGSLYHQFAGTPVSPDSADSLARAMAESIENQPYCESVTVDVLTDELESALADGPADYTELTGRFLDVEIRVDYEGHTVRARMEMEDGYPLMSLVDVEE, from the coding sequence ATGGACCCGACGGACGCCCAGACCGCCTGTTTCGAGGCGGGCATCAAGTTCGGCTCCCTGTACCACCAGTTCGCCGGCACGCCCGTGAGCCCCGACAGCGCCGACTCGCTGGCTCGCGCCATGGCGGAATCCATCGAGAACCAGCCCTACTGCGAGTCGGTGACCGTCGACGTGCTGACCGACGAACTCGAATCGGCGCTGGCAGACGGCCCCGCCGACTACACCGAGCTCACCGGCCGCTTCCTCGACGTCGAGATCCGCGTCGACTACGAGGGCCACACCGTTCGCGCACGCATGGAGATGGAAGACGGCTACCCCCTCATGTCACTGGTCGACGTCGAGGAGTGA
- a CDS encoding creatininase family protein — MRLAEATWTDADAADAELAVLPVGSTEQHGPHAPLGTDVLTAEAIAEAGAESYEDETGDPVIVAPPIPVGVAEEHRQFTGTLWVGEDAFRDYVRETVESLQSHGWERVVIVNGHGGNVHALREVCARLTRQTDGFAVSFTWFDAVDPADVEMGHGGPVETSALRHLHPELVAEDRLDDAAAGAADGWGEWQSGTNLAYDSAEFSENGAVGDPREGDADLGERLVDEAVDALTALLDRVADRDTGLPEHR, encoded by the coding sequence ATGCGACTCGCCGAGGCCACCTGGACCGACGCGGACGCCGCCGACGCCGAGTTGGCGGTGCTCCCCGTCGGCAGCACCGAACAGCACGGCCCCCACGCGCCGCTGGGAACCGACGTCTTGACCGCCGAAGCCATCGCCGAGGCCGGCGCGGAATCCTACGAGGACGAGACCGGCGACCCGGTGATCGTCGCCCCGCCGATCCCCGTCGGCGTCGCCGAGGAGCACCGGCAGTTCACCGGGACGCTCTGGGTCGGCGAGGACGCCTTCCGGGACTACGTCCGCGAGACCGTCGAGAGCCTCCAGTCCCACGGTTGGGAGCGAGTCGTGATCGTCAACGGCCACGGCGGCAACGTCCACGCGCTCCGGGAGGTCTGTGCCCGGCTCACCCGCCAGACCGACGGGTTCGCCGTATCCTTCACCTGGTTCGACGCCGTCGATCCGGCGGACGTGGAGATGGGCCACGGCGGGCCGGTGGAGACGAGCGCGCTCCGACATCTCCATCCGGAACTGGTCGCGGAGGATCGGCTCGACGACGCTGCGGCCGGTGCCGCCGACGGCTGGGGCGAGTGGCAAAGCGGGACCAATCTGGCCTACGACAGCGCGGAGTTCAGCGAGAACGGGGCGGTGGGCGACCCCCGCGAGGGGGACGCCGACCTGGGCGAGCGACTGGTCGACGAAGCCGTCGACGCGCTGACGGCGCTACTCGATCGGGTGGCGGACCGGGACACCGGACTGCCCGAGCACCGCTAG
- a CDS encoding DUF5790 family protein — translation MGQTTLDDDDLFDEAASEMREDVEESLAKARESLPEGDAIWDVDADNTLGVLNGLRSALDPGDAADHLTDAKKWYTMGERAGAFEDADDLAAQIEALDDVFEDIEDAHEQVSDLASTVPELRGALDDAHAAAEGDEEADAEADADAEADADAEAEEAEAAD, via the coding sequence ATGGGTCAGACGACTCTGGACGACGACGACCTGTTCGACGAGGCGGCCTCCGAGATGCGCGAGGACGTCGAGGAATCGCTCGCGAAGGCCCGCGAGTCCCTGCCCGAGGGCGACGCCATCTGGGACGTCGACGCCGACAACACCCTGGGCGTGCTCAACGGCCTCCGCTCGGCGCTCGATCCCGGCGACGCCGCGGACCACCTGACCGACGCCAAGAAGTGGTACACGATGGGCGAACGCGCCGGCGCCTTCGAGGACGCCGACGACCTCGCCGCCCAGATCGAGGCCCTCGACGACGTCTTCGAGGACATCGAGGACGCCCACGAGCAGGTGAGCGACCTCGCCAGCACCGTCCCCGAACTCCGCGGCGCGCTCGACGACGCCCACGCCGCAGCAGAAGGAGACGAGGAGGCTGACGCGGAGGCAGACGCCGACGCCGAAGCCGACGCGGACGCCGAGGCCGAAGAGGCCGAAGCCGCGGACTAG
- a CDS encoding translation initiation factor IF-2 subunit beta, with protein sequence MDYDVALDRAYEALPERTASQKRLQIPDPAAQEDGAFTRLTNLKSIADALSRDAEHVHRYVQREFGTSGQFDGDRSRYNGTFSAGDFEAVLDAYAEEYVVCSECGLPDTKLTTEDRTQMLRCEACGAFRPVDKRSTKSSSSSTTATLEEGETYQVKITGMGRKGDGVAEKGKYRIFVPGTSEGDVVQVYIDNISGTLAFARPVQ encoded by the coding sequence ATGGACTACGATGTCGCGCTCGACCGCGCCTACGAGGCGCTGCCCGAGCGAACCGCGAGCCAGAAGCGACTGCAGATCCCCGACCCGGCGGCCCAGGAAGACGGTGCGTTCACCCGGCTGACGAACCTGAAATCCATCGCGGACGCGCTCTCGCGGGACGCGGAGCACGTCCACCGCTACGTCCAGCGGGAGTTCGGGACCAGCGGCCAGTTCGACGGCGACCGGAGCCGCTACAACGGGACCTTCTCCGCCGGCGACTTCGAGGCCGTCCTCGACGCCTACGCCGAGGAGTACGTCGTCTGTTCGGAGTGTGGCCTGCCGGACACCAAACTGACGACCGAGGACCGCACCCAGATGCTGCGCTGTGAGGCCTGCGGGGCCTTCCGCCCGGTCGACAAGCGCTCGACGAAGTCCTCGAGTTCGTCGACCACCGCCACCCTCGAAGAGGGCGAGACCTACCAGGTCAAGATCACCGGCATGGGCCGGAAGGGCGACGGCGTCGCCGAGAAGGGCAAGTACCGCATCTTCGTCCCCGGCACGAGCGAGGGCGACGTGGTGCAGGTCTACATCGACAACATCAGCGGGACGCTGGCCTTCGCCCGCCCGGTCCAGTAA
- a CDS encoding ABC transporter ATP-binding protein: MEFGAAETEDDPFEEARERAENPMRRLFAEYGRENRSWFLVGLFGSVVARVLDLLPPVLLGLAVDAILRNDKSFTLLLVPDAWIPATQEGKLFLTVGLIAGAFFIGAAFHWVRNWGWNGFAQQIQHDIRTDTYDKMQRLDMDFFADKQTGEMMSILSNDVNRLENFLNDGMNSAFRLGVMVIGIAAILFWINWQLAVIALVPVPLIAYFTYRFIRTIQPKYAEVRSSVGQVNSRLENNLGGIQVIKSANTEGYESDRVEDVSRDYFDANWDAIDTRIKFFPGLRIISGVGFVLTFAVGGFWVLNGPPGPFTDRLYVGEFVTFILLNQRFIWPMAQFGQIINMYQRARASSERIFGLMDTPARIAADPDAEELVLDDGRVEYEDVTFAYDSEDEPVLEDVSFEVDGGETFALVGPTGAGKSTVLKLLMRMYDVDEGAIRVDGQDVRDVTIPSLREAIGYVSQETFLFYGTVAENIQYGSFDADREAVIEAAKRAEAHEFIRNLPEGYDTEVGERGVKLSGGQRQRIAIARAILKDPEILVLDEATSDVDTETEMLIQRSLDRLAEDRTTFAIAHRLSTIKDADRIVVVEDGRIVERGTHGDLLAENGLYANLWAVQAGEIEELPEEFVERATERRAQTETGDD; the protein is encoded by the coding sequence ATGGAATTCGGCGCCGCCGAGACCGAGGACGATCCGTTCGAGGAGGCCCGCGAGCGCGCCGAGAACCCCATGCGCCGGCTGTTCGCCGAGTACGGCCGCGAGAACCGATCGTGGTTCCTCGTCGGCCTCTTCGGCAGCGTCGTCGCCCGCGTGCTCGACCTCCTCCCGCCGGTTCTTTTGGGACTGGCAGTCGACGCCATCCTCCGCAACGACAAGTCCTTCACCTTGCTTTTGGTCCCCGACGCATGGATCCCGGCGACCCAGGAAGGCAAGCTCTTCCTGACTGTCGGCCTGATCGCCGGTGCGTTCTTCATTGGCGCGGCCTTCCACTGGGTGCGCAACTGGGGGTGGAACGGCTTCGCCCAGCAGATCCAGCACGACATCCGCACCGACACGTACGACAAGATGCAGCGCCTGGACATGGACTTCTTCGCCGACAAGCAGACCGGCGAGATGATGTCGATCCTCTCGAACGACGTCAACCGGTTAGAGAACTTCCTCAACGACGGGATGAACTCCGCGTTCCGCCTGGGCGTCATGGTGATCGGGATCGCGGCCATCCTCTTCTGGATCAACTGGCAACTCGCCGTCATCGCGCTGGTCCCCGTTCCGCTCATCGCCTACTTCACCTACCGGTTCATCCGCACGATCCAGCCGAAATACGCCGAAGTCCGCTCCTCGGTCGGGCAGGTCAACTCCCGGCTGGAGAACAACCTCGGAGGCATCCAGGTCATCAAGAGCGCCAACACCGAGGGCTACGAATCGGACCGCGTCGAGGACGTCTCGCGGGACTACTTCGACGCCAACTGGGACGCCATCGATACCCGGATCAAGTTCTTCCCCGGCCTGCGGATCATCTCCGGGGTCGGCTTCGTCCTCACCTTCGCCGTCGGCGGGTTCTGGGTGCTCAACGGCCCGCCCGGTCCCTTCACCGATCGGCTGTACGTCGGCGAGTTCGTCACCTTCATCCTGCTCAACCAGCGGTTCATCTGGCCGATGGCCCAGTTCGGGCAAATCATCAACATGTACCAGCGCGCCCGCGCTTCCTCCGAGCGCATCTTCGGCCTGATGGACACGCCGGCCCGCATCGCGGCGGATCCGGACGCCGAGGAACTGGTCCTCGACGACGGCCGCGTCGAGTACGAAGACGTGACCTTCGCTTATGACTCGGAGGACGAGCCGGTCCTCGAAGACGTCTCCTTCGAGGTGGACGGCGGCGAGACGTTCGCCCTCGTCGGCCCGACCGGCGCGGGGAAATCGACAGTATTGAAACTCCTGATGCGGATGTACGACGTCGACGAGGGGGCCATCCGCGTCGACGGGCAGGACGTCCGGGACGTGACGATTCCGAGTCTCCGCGAGGCCATCGGCTACGTCAGCCAGGAGACGTTCCTGTTCTACGGCACGGTCGCGGAGAACATCCAGTACGGCTCCTTCGACGCCGACCGCGAAGCCGTGATCGAGGCGGCCAAACGAGCCGAGGCCCACGAGTTCATCCGGAATCTCCCCGAGGGCTACGACACCGAGGTCGGCGAGCGCGGGGTCAAACTCTCGGGCGGTCAGCGCCAGCGCATCGCCATCGCCCGGGCGATCCTCAAGGACCCCGAGATCCTCGTGCTGGACGAAGCGACCAGCGACGTGGACACCGAGACGGAGATGCTCATCCAGCGCTCGCTCGATCGCCTGGCCGAGGACCGCACGACCTTCGCCATCGCCCACCGCCTGTCGACCATCAAGGACGCAGACCGGATCGTCGTCGTCGAGGACGGACGGATCGTCGAACGCGGCACCCACGGGGATTTGCTGGCCGAAAACGGCCTGTACGCCAACCTCTGGGCGGTGCAGGCCGGCGAGATCGAGGAGCTCCCCGAGGAGTTCGTCGAGCGGGCGACCGAGCGCCGGGCGCAGACCGAGACGGGCGACGATTGA
- a CDS encoding DUF192 domain-containing protein, whose translation MASKAVYTITAGLLLILAVGVALQFGVLDSTLEPGDYENTTVTVAEANGTTLATVDVRIADTDRKRYVGLSQTESLDPGEGMLFVHDGVDTHGYVMRDMAFPLDIIFVAPDGTITRIHHADPEPDASGEDLTRYEGRGKYVLEVPRGYANETGIEEGDAVEIPDGVA comes from the coding sequence ATGGCGTCGAAGGCCGTCTACACGATCACGGCTGGCCTGCTCCTCATCCTCGCGGTCGGCGTGGCCCTCCAGTTCGGCGTCCTCGACTCCACCCTGGAGCCGGGCGACTACGAGAACACGACGGTCACCGTCGCCGAGGCCAACGGCACGACACTCGCGACCGTCGACGTCCGTATCGCCGACACCGACCGGAAGCGCTACGTCGGCCTCAGCCAGACCGAGAGTCTCGATCCCGGCGAGGGGATGCTGTTCGTCCACGACGGAGTCGACACGCACGGCTACGTGATGCGGGACATGGCCTTCCCGCTCGACATCATCTTCGTCGCCCCTGACGGCACGATCACGAGGATTCACCACGCCGACCCGGAACCGGACGCGAGCGGGGAGGATCTCACCCGCTACGAGGGCCGCGGGAAGTACGTCCTGGAGGTCCCGCGTGGGTACGCGAACGAAACGGGGATAGAGGAAGGTGACGCAGTCGAGATTCCCGACGGCGTGGCCTGA
- a CDS encoding DUF309 domain-containing protein: METVLRAGLAIYNAGDYHEAHDAWEDRWLDLESGTDDERFLHGLIQFTAAVHHATQRNWAGATGLAESAQEYLADLPDRYRGVDVTAVRAHLAALAADPERIERALAPKLAYDGEPIALSDLDFESTAVAAAVYAEAGPFEESVVDRAVEYARSDLDADQPSSPFVTFVTDFVRDPAHRGIVYQRLSEHVDRRQRRESDVDGLF, translated from the coding sequence ATGGAGACGGTCCTCCGCGCCGGACTGGCCATCTACAACGCCGGGGACTACCACGAGGCCCACGACGCCTGGGAGGACCGCTGGCTCGACCTGGAGTCGGGGACCGACGACGAGCGATTCCTCCACGGGTTGATCCAGTTCACCGCCGCGGTCCACCACGCGACGCAACGCAACTGGGCGGGGGCAACGGGACTGGCCGAGAGCGCGCAGGAGTACCTCGCCGACCTGCCCGACCGCTATCGCGGCGTGGACGTGACAGCCGTTCGGGCCCACCTGGCCGCGCTGGCGGCCGACCCCGAACGGATCGAACGCGCCCTGGCCCCGAAACTCGCGTACGACGGCGAGCCGATCGCGCTGTCCGATCTGGACTTCGAGTCGACCGCCGTCGCCGCCGCAGTGTACGCCGAGGCCGGCCCTTTCGAGGAGTCGGTCGTCGACCGCGCCGTCGAGTACGCCCGCAGTGATCTCGACGCGGACCAGCCGTCGAGCCCCTTCGTCACCTTCGTCACGGACTTCGTCCGCGACCCCGCCCACCGCGGGATCGTCTACCAGCGGCTCTCCGAACACGTCGATCGACGACAGCGGCGAGAATCAGACGTCGACGGGCTGTTTTAG
- a CDS encoding DUF7544 domain-containing protein, whose translation MSLHAVDDVGDAVEAAREFLFPVDRSRWLRLAVVAFFVASGFGMNAPFNAGSGASNGGVQTSPPSEFPDPLPDDFVLVIAVVVAAIALLAVLFGLLASIMEFVLVESLREEAVHVRRYTRRYLGAGLRLFLFRLALFAVAVGIVLGVVFVAGPSGTVTEWTDEQVLSALFLVLPLLVILLPLVALLDGFTVDFVVPTAVLGEGSILGAWRRFAATLRGNLGQYAAYVLVKFFLSIVIGVLAATVTGIAAVLIAIPFLVVGLVAFFVGGTAFTIPVIAVLGILGVVFVLLVIAVAALVQVPLQTFLRYYALLVLGDTDADLDLIPERRAAIRE comes from the coding sequence ATGTCCCTCCACGCGGTCGACGACGTCGGTGACGCTGTCGAGGCGGCACGCGAGTTCCTGTTCCCGGTCGATCGCTCCCGGTGGCTCAGACTCGCCGTCGTCGCCTTCTTCGTCGCCAGCGGCTTCGGTATGAACGCCCCGTTCAACGCCGGCTCGGGCGCCTCGAACGGCGGGGTCCAGACCTCGCCCCCCTCGGAGTTCCCCGACCCGCTCCCGGACGATTTCGTCCTCGTGATCGCCGTGGTCGTCGCGGCGATCGCGCTGCTCGCCGTCCTCTTCGGCCTGCTCGCCTCGATCATGGAGTTCGTCCTCGTCGAGTCCCTCCGTGAAGAAGCGGTTCACGTCCGACGGTACACGCGCCGGTACCTGGGGGCCGGCCTGCGACTGTTCCTGTTCCGCCTGGCGCTGTTCGCCGTCGCGGTCGGGATCGTGCTCGGCGTGGTCTTCGTCGCCGGCCCGTCCGGCACCGTGACGGAGTGGACCGACGAGCAGGTCCTCTCCGCCCTCTTCCTGGTCCTTCCCTTGCTCGTGATCTTGCTCCCCCTCGTCGCCCTGCTCGACGGGTTCACCGTGGACTTCGTCGTTCCGACCGCAGTGCTGGGCGAGGGCTCGATCCTCGGCGCGTGGCGACGCTTCGCCGCGACGCTGCGGGGCAACCTCGGGCAGTACGCCGCGTACGTGCTCGTGAAGTTCTTCCTCTCGATCGTGATCGGCGTCCTCGCCGCGACGGTGACCGGGATCGCCGCCGTCCTCATCGCGATCCCCTTCCTCGTCGTGGGTCTGGTCGCCTTCTTCGTCGGCGGGACGGCCTTCACGATCCCAGTGATCGCAGTCCTCGGCATCCTCGGGGTCGTCTTCGTCCTCCTCGTGATCGCGGTGGCAGCGCTCGTCCAGGTCCCGCTCCAGACGTTCCTGCGGTACTACGCGCTTCTGGTCCTGGGCGACACCGACGCCGACCTCGACCTGATCCCGGAGCGGCGCGCGGCGATCCGGGAGTGA
- a CDS encoding MoxR family ATPase translates to MWQRFDREQEKLEEDPDQRVCSIQLDIESKGGFDESRDHFLFIPGEIILQETYSKGDQKITINGDGTYEGELARFPDDWDALFEYAAGSLVLDDVDEDRIQAKLDEMSSGSETSGQSSNSDSEPRVWIEKTEIEGRTYKKEGELQLGNAIYSPTQDKQGHDRYAQMREADPGDIVLHLLQDKGRIVGVSTIESELETDFEGLPEFGWTDEQAGYRRWLTDYRELGEPIDVYEQVLNNRSHEARLRDVRDQYSNIFFDKNLALVQGGYFTRCPPELLAVITAESQELESELQEKGYPIRDLASPGIEARDEYDSIDGAIEDIRNRLDRAPEGLSWFYDRLSEAVIADWSTALTGYKPSDEVTAGTAAKFDQLRTFYESVETEFEAKADDLGVGSLGRFSPAKTLFLGYFRVIQDELDVPNGSLSQPRLNSILEDSYTVPTQNRKQLTPEEPDHPLIESIEDSDLPIRKFTAPPEYWLTAVQYGTVSFESDTEQIWESIQSGTIAFLHTRSEAATESISDQPHGIFGVGIIGEKSEKNGRWWTDETQEDPFPYLAGFDELYLTSDLDSLNTSKRVDEMSQDELEDQMAALTANLLEFERVQSICQETNGISFPAQGAHGVFRGKDDSQDYERPRALLEALTDRLEPTGTINAHVEFEGSVPMDPLDGLYFPGDQKREIVQQIEAALRSGKHIILTGPPGTGKTEIARRVCSHLASEYPYLYSDFQLTTATADWSTFDTVGGYMPESTDEGSDDLSFTPGVVLNRLKERRTDRQVNEPLVIDELNRADIDKAFGQLFTLLSGQSVQLPYTRDGEEIELLSAAETDRRPAPHQYVVPESWRIFATMNTYDKTSLYEMSYAFMRRFAFIRVGAPSIPDDDEEMGDLMHDYAAAWDMPVSERDQAELLAIGRVWREMNGAVEDRAIGPAIVKDIVEYVDENKAIDLEDRLTRAVISYVFPQLEGVPKREQIVRQISNVPQIDADGLGDAAAEMLQVNIADDE, encoded by the coding sequence ATGTGGCAACGATTCGACCGCGAGCAAGAGAAGCTCGAAGAAGACCCCGACCAGCGGGTGTGCAGTATCCAGTTGGATATCGAATCCAAGGGCGGATTCGATGAGTCTCGAGACCACTTCCTGTTCATCCCCGGCGAAATCATTCTCCAGGAGACGTACTCGAAGGGCGATCAAAAGATCACCATCAACGGCGATGGCACCTATGAAGGTGAACTTGCCCGATTCCCCGACGACTGGGATGCCCTCTTCGAGTACGCAGCGGGCTCACTGGTATTGGATGATGTCGACGAAGATCGTATCCAAGCGAAACTCGATGAAATGAGCTCCGGGAGTGAGACGAGTGGTCAATCGAGCAACTCCGATTCCGAGCCGCGAGTCTGGATAGAGAAGACCGAAATCGAGGGGCGGACATACAAGAAAGAAGGTGAGTTGCAACTCGGCAACGCGATCTATTCCCCGACACAAGACAAGCAGGGACACGACCGATACGCGCAAATGCGTGAGGCCGACCCCGGAGATATCGTCCTTCACCTGCTCCAGGACAAAGGACGGATCGTGGGCGTCTCTACGATCGAGTCCGAGCTCGAAACAGACTTCGAGGGGCTCCCTGAGTTCGGCTGGACTGACGAACAAGCGGGATACCGCCGCTGGCTGACCGACTACCGAGAGCTCGGAGAACCGATAGACGTCTACGAGCAAGTCCTCAATAACCGGTCGCACGAGGCCCGACTACGAGACGTTCGGGACCAGTACAGCAACATCTTCTTCGATAAGAACCTCGCCCTCGTTCAAGGCGGATACTTCACGCGGTGTCCTCCGGAACTTCTGGCCGTGATAACCGCTGAATCGCAGGAGTTAGAATCGGAGTTGCAAGAGAAGGGGTATCCGATCCGGGACCTCGCAAGTCCAGGTATCGAAGCCAGAGACGAGTACGACTCGATCGACGGCGCGATAGAAGATATTCGAAATCGGCTCGACCGGGCTCCTGAGGGCCTCTCCTGGTTTTACGACCGCCTCAGCGAGGCGGTCATCGCCGACTGGTCGACGGCGCTCACCGGGTACAAACCGTCCGACGAGGTTACCGCCGGTACGGCCGCAAAATTCGACCAACTTCGGACGTTTTACGAGTCCGTCGAAACGGAATTCGAAGCGAAAGCGGACGATCTCGGCGTCGGCTCACTCGGTCGTTTCTCCCCCGCGAAGACGCTTTTCCTGGGCTATTTCCGAGTGATCCAGGACGAGTTAGACGTACCGAACGGCTCTCTCAGCCAACCACGGCTCAACAGTATTCTCGAAGATTCATACACTGTACCTACCCAGAATCGGAAACAACTGACACCAGAGGAACCAGACCATCCCCTGATAGAATCAATCGAAGACTCAGATCTACCTATCCGGAAATTCACCGCGCCACCGGAGTACTGGCTGACAGCGGTCCAATACGGTACCGTCTCATTCGAATCGGACACGGAGCAAATCTGGGAATCGATCCAATCGGGAACTATTGCATTTCTCCACACCCGTTCAGAGGCCGCGACCGAATCGATCAGTGACCAGCCGCACGGAATCTTCGGCGTCGGTATCATCGGAGAGAAATCGGAGAAAAACGGCCGCTGGTGGACCGACGAGACTCAAGAGGATCCGTTCCCCTATTTGGCCGGATTTGATGAGCTGTATCTCACCAGCGACCTCGATAGCCTGAACACCTCGAAAAGAGTCGACGAGATGTCCCAAGATGAGCTCGAGGACCAGATGGCGGCCCTCACTGCCAATCTCCTCGAGTTCGAGCGGGTCCAATCCATCTGCCAAGAGACGAACGGAATTAGTTTCCCAGCTCAGGGGGCTCACGGCGTTTTCAGAGGGAAGGACGACTCTCAGGACTATGAGCGCCCCAGGGCGTTACTCGAAGCACTCACAGACCGGTTGGAGCCGACTGGAACGATCAACGCACACGTGGAGTTCGAGGGCTCTGTGCCTATGGATCCGCTCGACGGTCTGTATTTCCCCGGCGATCAGAAGCGCGAGATCGTCCAGCAGATCGAGGCGGCTCTACGGTCGGGTAAGCACATTATCCTCACTGGGCCACCTGGGACAGGGAAGACAGAGATAGCTCGACGCGTTTGCTCGCATCTCGCGTCGGAGTACCCATACCTCTATTCGGACTTCCAACTCACCACAGCCACTGCGGACTGGTCTACTTTCGACACAGTTGGTGGTTACATGCCCGAGTCGACTGATGAGGGAAGCGACGATCTCTCGTTTACGCCGGGAGTTGTCCTGAACCGACTCAAAGAGCGCCGGACGGATCGGCAAGTGAACGAACCGCTGGTCATCGACGAGCTCAATCGCGCGGATATCGACAAAGCATTCGGACAGCTGTTCACCCTCCTCTCCGGCCAATCGGTTCAGCTACCGTACACCAGAGACGGCGAAGAGATCGAACTCCTCTCAGCGGCGGAGACCGATCGACGACCGGCGCCCCATCAGTACGTCGTCCCCGAATCCTGGCGGATCTTCGCGACCATGAACACTTACGACAAGACGTCGCTCTACGAGATGAGCTACGCGTTCATGCGCCGCTTTGCGTTCATCCGCGTTGGTGCTCCTTCGATACCGGACGACGACGAAGAGATGGGCGACCTAATGCACGATTACGCAGCAGCGTGGGATATGCCGGTGAGTGAGCGCGACCAAGCAGAACTACTTGCCATCGGTCGCGTCTGGAGAGAGATGAACGGCGCCGTCGAGGACCGAGCCATCGGTCCGGCTATCGTAAAGGACATCGTCGAGTATGTGGACGAGAACAAGGCGATCGATCTCGAGGACCGCCTCACGAGGGCCGTCATCAGCTACGTCTTCCCCCAGTTAGAGGGCGTTCCGAAACGGGAGCAGATCGTCCGCCAGATCTCGAACGTCCCGCAGATTGATGCAGACGGGCTCGGTGATGCGGCGGCCGAGATGCTCCAAGTGAACATCGCCGACGATGAATAG
- the azf gene encoding NAD-dependent glucose-6-phosphate dehydrogenase Azf, with protein MDDPVLLTGAGGRVGEAILRGLGETYDWRLLLHSPPDEEPDHEYLVGDVIDEETVREAVEGVGAIIHLAGDPRPSAPWKSVLSNNIDGTQKMYEAAVEADVQRFVYASSNHAVGAFETDERTPEMYRTDDDYRLDGTELPRPGNLYGVSKATGEVLGRYYHDEHGIKVCNVRIGNLTEGHPPIDYERGQAMWLSYPDCAHLHERTLEADYEYEIVYGISDNDRKYYSLTRAKEVLGYDPQDNSAEWEGDEHVADYERKV; from the coding sequence ATGGACGACCCGGTTTTGCTCACGGGTGCGGGCGGACGCGTCGGCGAGGCCATCCTGCGCGGCCTCGGCGAGACTTACGACTGGCGGCTCTTGCTCCACAGCCCGCCCGACGAGGAACCGGACCACGAGTACCTCGTCGGCGACGTGATCGACGAGGAGACGGTCCGGGAAGCCGTCGAGGGGGTCGGTGCGATCATCCACCTCGCGGGCGACCCGCGTCCCTCCGCGCCGTGGAAGAGCGTCCTCTCGAACAACATCGACGGGACCCAGAAGATGTACGAGGCGGCCGTCGAGGCGGACGTCCAAAGGTTCGTCTACGCCTCCTCGAACCACGCCGTCGGCGCGTTCGAGACCGACGAGCGCACCCCCGAGATGTACCGCACCGACGACGACTACCGCTTGGACGGCACGGAACTGCCCCGCCCCGGCAACCTCTATGGCGTCTCGAAGGCCACCGGCGAGGTCCTGGGCCGGTACTACCACGACGAACACGGTATCAAGGTCTGTAACGTCCGGATCGGCAACCTGACGGAGGGCCACCCACCGATCGACTACGAGCGTGGCCAGGCCATGTGGCTCTCCTACCCCGACTGCGCCCACCTCCACGAGCGCACCCTCGAAGCCGACTACGAGTACGAGATCGTATACGGAATTTCGGACAACGACCGGAAGTACTACTCCCTGACGCGCGCCAAGGAAGTTCTCGGCTACGACCCGCAGGACAACTCCGCCGAGTGGGAGGGCGACGAACACGTCGCCGACTACGAGCGGAAAGTCTAA
- a CDS encoding DUF192 domain-containing protein translates to MSRNVLVALAVVGSLLLAGCAGDPVGTSPTTTPADAGSTSGEQETTTAPTPDGETRTTDAGGPTQGTENESRPQVTLRDANGTRLGIVTVMVSDTGSERYTGLSETEDLNESEGMLFVYDSPQRDAAYVMRDMAFPLDIVFVAPNGTITTIHHAETEPGESGGELTRYPGDGQYVLEVNRGYANRTGLGVGDTVEIPAAIATSDATPTPTAGGGE, encoded by the coding sequence GTGTCACGGAACGTTCTCGTCGCGCTGGCGGTGGTGGGGTCGCTCCTCCTGGCCGGCTGCGCCGGTGACCCGGTCGGGACGTCGCCGACGACCACGCCCGCGGACGCGGGGAGCACGTCGGGGGAACAGGAAACGACCACGGCTCCGACGCCGGACGGTGAAACGAGGACCACCGACGCTGGCGGTCCCACGCAGGGGACGGAAAACGAGTCGCGGCCGCAGGTGACGCTGCGGGACGCGAACGGCACCCGACTGGGAATTGTGACCGTGATGGTCTCTGACACCGGGAGCGAGCGCTACACTGGTCTCAGTGAAACGGAAGACCTCAACGAGAGCGAGGGGATGCTGTTCGTCTACGACTCGCCCCAGCGGGACGCGGCGTACGTCATGCGGGACATGGCCTTCCCGCTGGACATCGTCTTCGTCGCCCCCAACGGCACGATCACGACGATCCACCACGCCGAGACCGAACCCGGCGAGAGCGGCGGCGAACTCACCCGCTATCCGGGCGACGGGCAGTACGTGCTGGAGGTGAACCGCGGCTACGCCAACCGGACCGGCCTCGGGGTCGGGGACACGGTCGAGATCCCGGCCGCGATCGCCACCTCCGACGCGACGCCCACGCCGACGGCCGGCGGCGGGGAGTAG